In Astatotilapia calliptera chromosome 23, fAstCal1.2, whole genome shotgun sequence, a genomic segment contains:
- the LOC113016706 gene encoding uncharacterized protein LOC113016706 isoform X3 — translation MQPNADYLFEDSQTPPQFTRPGPSSTPEPQRFQLPSTPPETADSPSQDTYSVPWHKFPSKVMDELREKKYIMGKDRREMVRIVAEDYLHKHPGRPGRQKLRELASMIVGQYPASFKLTEPFGNKPFAKDGSETLFRQLEHRIENMKRPQSSLKRQAGGENSTKKRPRNSDLYGCVAWDPIIEGAVCREDLLSKRDELKRAFQTQDLQESSVRKLMTETYPIQREILNDDDTTIAVVKDEWPFLFEVPHLFDHASKLLGFSVQNKLAQELSKKEKGINDFLDSKGMKMGEGPIQLICGISKYFKEDSYKLFHKKEISADPEVELPVTPCILIRGDQQFKIAVDGLLVSDHITSPIVALSYVFSMFYVCNVQYPPEMAFTLEFMQRVFFGVNPERGSKAEKKGKKRHFIPPQVCKLVSQLKESECKQKESEWAI, via the exons ATGCAGCCCAACGCAGATTACTTATTTGAAG ATTCACAAACTCCACCGCAGTTCACCCGGCCTGGCCCCTCATCAACACCTGAACCACAGAGGTTTCAGCTGCCCTCAACACCACCTGAGACAGCCGACTCCCCATCCCAAGACACATATTCTGTACCATGGCACAAATTTCCCTCAAAAGTCATGGATGAGTTGCGTGAAAAAAAGTACATAATGGGGAAAGACAGACGAGAGATGGTTCGGATCGTCGCTGAAGATTACCTCCATAAACACCCAGGAAGACCTGGTAGACAAAAGCTGAGGGAACTCGCCAGTATGATTGTAGGACAATATCCTGCCTCCTTCAAGCTGACAGAGCCGTTTGGAAACAAACCTTTTGCAAAAGATGGTTCTGAAACTCTCTTTCGTCAGCTGGAACACAGaattgaaaatatgaagaggCCACAAAGCTCACTGAAGAGGCAAGCAGGGGGTGAAAATTCAACAAAGAAAAGGCCCAGGAATTCAGATCTGTATGGATGTGTGGCGTGGGATCCAATCATTGAGGGGGCCGTGTGTAGAGAAGACCTGCTGTCTAAACGAGATGAGTTGAAACGTGCCTTTCAAACCCAGGATCTTCAG GAGTCATCTGTTCGAAAATTGATGACTGAAACATATCCCATTCAGCGTGAAATCCTCAACGATGATGATACCACTATTGCCGTTGTAAAGGACGAGTGGCCGTTCCTGTTTGAAGTTCCTCACCTGTTTGATCATGCATCTAAACTCCTTGGCTTCTCTGTACAAAACAAGCTGGCACAG gaactttccaaaaaagaaaaggggatcAATGACTTCCTTGACTCCAAAGGGATGAAGATGGGCGAAGGTCCAATACAGCTCATCTGTGGCATTTCAAAATACTTCAAGGAAGACTCTTATAAACTCTTCCACAAAAAAGAG ATCTCTGCAGATCCTGAAGTCGAACTCCCAGTGACCCCATGCATCCTAATCAGAG GTGACCAGCAATTCAAGATTGCTGTTGATGGGTTACTTGTCAGTGACCACATCACCTCTCCCATTGTGGCCTTGAGCTACGTCTTCTCCATGTTTTATGTCTGCAACGTCCAATACCCACCGGAGATGGCTTTTACTCTCGAATTCATGCAAAG agtTTTCTTTGGGGTCAATCCTGAGCGAGGCTCCAAGGCAGAGAAGAAGGGGAAGAAACGGCACTTCATTCCTCCACAGGTGTGCAAGCTGGTTTCTCAGCTGAAGGAATCTGAATGCAAGCAGAAGGAATCTGAATGGGCCATTTGA
- the LOC113016706 gene encoding uncharacterized protein LOC113016706 isoform X2: MELVKNYVKKAMPSLSSDQMDTLTAKLEELGVLSVDDLSLVDPEDIKDTLPFIQCKRFVRAVKALEADSQTPPQFTRPGPSSTPEPQRFQLPSTPPETADSPSQDTYSVPWHKFPSKVMDELREKKYIMGKDRREMVRIVAEDYLHKHPGRPGRQKLRELASMIVGQYPASFKLTEPFGNKPFAKDGSETLFRQLEHRIENMKRPQSSLKRQAGGENSTKKRPRNSDLYGCVAWDPIIEGAVCREDLLSKRDELKRAFQTQDLQREILNDDDTTIAVVKDEWPFLFEVPHLFDHASKLLGFSVQNKLAQELSKKEKGINDFLDSKGMKMGEGPIQLICGISKYFKEDSYKLFHKKEISADPEVELPVTPCILIRGDQQFKIAVDGLLVSDHITSPIVALSYVFSMFYVCNVQYPPEMAFTLEFMQRVFFGVNPERGSKAEKKGKKRHFIPPQVCKLVSQLKESECKQKESEWAI; encoded by the exons ATGGAACTTGTGAAAAACTATGTCAAGAAAGCAATGCCATCGCTCAGTAGCGATCAGATGGATACACTCACGGCTAAACTGGAGGAATTAGGAGTTCTCTCTGTAGATGACCTGAGCCTTGTGGACCCGGAGGACATTAAAGACACTCTGCCATTCATTCAGTGCAAAAGATTCGTCAGAGCTGTCAAAGCATTGGAAGCAG ATTCACAAACTCCACCGCAGTTCACCCGGCCTGGCCCCTCATCAACACCTGAACCACAGAGGTTTCAGCTGCCCTCAACACCACCTGAGACAGCCGACTCCCCATCCCAAGACACATATTCTGTACCATGGCACAAATTTCCCTCAAAAGTCATGGATGAGTTGCGTGAAAAAAAGTACATAATGGGGAAAGACAGACGAGAGATGGTTCGGATCGTCGCTGAAGATTACCTCCATAAACACCCAGGAAGACCTGGTAGACAAAAGCTGAGGGAACTCGCCAGTATGATTGTAGGACAATATCCTGCCTCCTTCAAGCTGACAGAGCCGTTTGGAAACAAACCTTTTGCAAAAGATGGTTCTGAAACTCTCTTTCGTCAGCTGGAACACAGaattgaaaatatgaagaggCCACAAAGCTCACTGAAGAGGCAAGCAGGGGGTGAAAATTCAACAAAGAAAAGGCCCAGGAATTCAGATCTGTATGGATGTGTGGCGTGGGATCCAATCATTGAGGGGGCCGTGTGTAGAGAAGACCTGCTGTCTAAACGAGATGAGTTGAAACGTGCCTTTCAAACCCAGGATCTTCAG CGTGAAATCCTCAACGATGATGATACCACTATTGCCGTTGTAAAGGACGAGTGGCCGTTCCTGTTTGAAGTTCCTCACCTGTTTGATCATGCATCTAAACTCCTTGGCTTCTCTGTACAAAACAAGCTGGCACAG gaactttccaaaaaagaaaaggggatcAATGACTTCCTTGACTCCAAAGGGATGAAGATGGGCGAAGGTCCAATACAGCTCATCTGTGGCATTTCAAAATACTTCAAGGAAGACTCTTATAAACTCTTCCACAAAAAAGAG ATCTCTGCAGATCCTGAAGTCGAACTCCCAGTGACCCCATGCATCCTAATCAGAG GTGACCAGCAATTCAAGATTGCTGTTGATGGGTTACTTGTCAGTGACCACATCACCTCTCCCATTGTGGCCTTGAGCTACGTCTTCTCCATGTTTTATGTCTGCAACGTCCAATACCCACCGGAGATGGCTTTTACTCTCGAATTCATGCAAAG agtTTTCTTTGGGGTCAATCCTGAGCGAGGCTCCAAGGCAGAGAAGAAGGGGAAGAAACGGCACTTCATTCCTCCACAGGTGTGCAAGCTGGTTTCTCAGCTGAAGGAATCTGAATGCAAGCAGAAGGAATCTGAATGGGCCATTTGA
- the LOC113016706 gene encoding uncharacterized protein LOC113016706 isoform X1 — protein sequence MELVKNYVKKAMPSLSSDQMDTLTAKLEELGVLSVDDLSLVDPEDIKDTLPFIQCKRFVRAVKALEADSQTPPQFTRPGPSSTPEPQRFQLPSTPPETADSPSQDTYSVPWHKFPSKVMDELREKKYIMGKDRREMVRIVAEDYLHKHPGRPGRQKLRELASMIVGQYPASFKLTEPFGNKPFAKDGSETLFRQLEHRIENMKRPQSSLKRQAGGENSTKKRPRNSDLYGCVAWDPIIEGAVCREDLLSKRDELKRAFQTQDLQESSVRKLMTETYPIQREILNDDDTTIAVVKDEWPFLFEVPHLFDHASKLLGFSVQNKLAQELSKKEKGINDFLDSKGMKMGEGPIQLICGISKYFKEDSYKLFHKKEISADPEVELPVTPCILIRGDQQFKIAVDGLLVSDHITSPIVALSYVFSMFYVCNVQYPPEMAFTLEFMQRVFFGVNPERGSKAEKKGKKRHFIPPQVCKLVSQLKESECKQKESEWAI from the exons ATGGAACTTGTGAAAAACTATGTCAAGAAAGCAATGCCATCGCTCAGTAGCGATCAGATGGATACACTCACGGCTAAACTGGAGGAATTAGGAGTTCTCTCTGTAGATGACCTGAGCCTTGTGGACCCGGAGGACATTAAAGACACTCTGCCATTCATTCAGTGCAAAAGATTCGTCAGAGCTGTCAAAGCATTGGAAGCAG ATTCACAAACTCCACCGCAGTTCACCCGGCCTGGCCCCTCATCAACACCTGAACCACAGAGGTTTCAGCTGCCCTCAACACCACCTGAGACAGCCGACTCCCCATCCCAAGACACATATTCTGTACCATGGCACAAATTTCCCTCAAAAGTCATGGATGAGTTGCGTGAAAAAAAGTACATAATGGGGAAAGACAGACGAGAGATGGTTCGGATCGTCGCTGAAGATTACCTCCATAAACACCCAGGAAGACCTGGTAGACAAAAGCTGAGGGAACTCGCCAGTATGATTGTAGGACAATATCCTGCCTCCTTCAAGCTGACAGAGCCGTTTGGAAACAAACCTTTTGCAAAAGATGGTTCTGAAACTCTCTTTCGTCAGCTGGAACACAGaattgaaaatatgaagaggCCACAAAGCTCACTGAAGAGGCAAGCAGGGGGTGAAAATTCAACAAAGAAAAGGCCCAGGAATTCAGATCTGTATGGATGTGTGGCGTGGGATCCAATCATTGAGGGGGCCGTGTGTAGAGAAGACCTGCTGTCTAAACGAGATGAGTTGAAACGTGCCTTTCAAACCCAGGATCTTCAG GAGTCATCTGTTCGAAAATTGATGACTGAAACATATCCCATTCAGCGTGAAATCCTCAACGATGATGATACCACTATTGCCGTTGTAAAGGACGAGTGGCCGTTCCTGTTTGAAGTTCCTCACCTGTTTGATCATGCATCTAAACTCCTTGGCTTCTCTGTACAAAACAAGCTGGCACAG gaactttccaaaaaagaaaaggggatcAATGACTTCCTTGACTCCAAAGGGATGAAGATGGGCGAAGGTCCAATACAGCTCATCTGTGGCATTTCAAAATACTTCAAGGAAGACTCTTATAAACTCTTCCACAAAAAAGAG ATCTCTGCAGATCCTGAAGTCGAACTCCCAGTGACCCCATGCATCCTAATCAGAG GTGACCAGCAATTCAAGATTGCTGTTGATGGGTTACTTGTCAGTGACCACATCACCTCTCCCATTGTGGCCTTGAGCTACGTCTTCTCCATGTTTTATGTCTGCAACGTCCAATACCCACCGGAGATGGCTTTTACTCTCGAATTCATGCAAAG agtTTTCTTTGGGGTCAATCCTGAGCGAGGCTCCAAGGCAGAGAAGAAGGGGAAGAAACGGCACTTCATTCCTCCACAGGTGTGCAAGCTGGTTTCTCAGCTGAAGGAATCTGAATGCAAGCAGAAGGAATCTGAATGGGCCATTTGA